A single window of Leptolyngbya ohadii IS1 DNA harbors:
- a CDS encoding gamma-glutamyl-gamma-aminobutyrate hydrolase family protein, which produces MSVPLIGITAYSRNEAGEISLPGAYLDAVQLAGGTPIILPLQPLTEKQVDRLLDSIDGLIFAGGGDIHPSMYGGENHPTLYLMDQERDEFELALARAVLKRDLPTLGICRGMQILSVASGAALIPHVPDVYGESIAHRLDHPRRPIHHPVTLATGSQIAQVMGSQEITVMSWHHQAVRQVPPGWRSAASASDGLVEAIERIDRPWLIGVQWHPELSPEDPAHQQIFRALVQAAAQYGDR; this is translated from the coding sequence ATGTCTGTCCCCTTGATTGGCATCACTGCCTACAGCCGCAACGAAGCCGGAGAGATTTCACTGCCGGGTGCCTACCTAGACGCCGTCCAGCTTGCGGGCGGAACGCCGATCATCCTGCCGCTTCAGCCCCTTACCGAAAAGCAGGTCGATCGCCTTTTGGACTCGATCGATGGCTTAATTTTTGCTGGCGGGGGCGATATTCATCCTTCGATGTACGGGGGAGAGAATCATCCGACGCTGTATCTAATGGATCAGGAGCGGGATGAGTTTGAGCTGGCGTTAGCCCGTGCCGTCCTGAAGCGGGATCTGCCGACGCTGGGCATTTGTCGGGGAATGCAGATCTTAAGTGTGGCAAGCGGGGCGGCGCTAATTCCCCATGTGCCGGATGTGTACGGAGAGTCGATCGCCCATCGTCTGGATCATCCCCGTCGCCCAATCCATCATCCGGTGACGCTGGCGACAGGAAGCCAAATTGCACAGGTGATGGGCAGTCAGGAAATTACGGTAATGTCGTGGCATCATCAGGCGGTACGGCAGGTTCCTCCCGGCTGGCGATCGGCGGCTTCTGCGTCGGATGGTCTGGTGGAAGCGATCGAGCGAATCGATCGTCCCTGGCTGATTGGAGTTCAGTGGCATCCAGAACTGTCTCCAGAAGATCCGGCACATCAGCAGATTTTTAGGGCACTGGTGCAGGCAGCGGCGCAGTATGGCGATCGCTAG
- a CDS encoding PsaJ protein (Enables the organization of the psaE and psaF subunits), protein MQRSGKRAENQPNYLLEYLSLAPVLAVVSVSVAISTWIIFNAYFPDLLFHPMP, encoded by the coding sequence ATGCAACGTTCTGGTAAAAGGGCAGAGAATCAACCGAATTATCTTCTTGAATATTTATCGCTGGCTCCTGTGTTAGCGGTTGTGTCCGTCTCTGTTGCCATCTCCACCTGGATTATTTTTAACGCCTATTTCCCCGATCTGCTGTTCCACCCGATGCCCTAG